A portion of the Novosphingobium sp. KA1 genome contains these proteins:
- a CDS encoding isovaleryl-CoA dehydrogenase — MKATPDFDFALGESAGMIRESVARFADEQIAPLAAKIDAEDRFPRELWPAMGELGLHGLTVEEEWGGTGLGYLEHVIAVEEVSRASASVGLSYGAHSNLCVNQIRRWGNDAQKAAYLPKLISGEHVGSLAMSEVGAGSDVVSMKLRADAVEGGFRLNGTKFWITNGTCADVLVVYAKTDAEAGSKGITAFLIEKDMPGFSIGQKIDKLGMRGSPTCELVFDDCFVPAGNVMGPLNGGVKVLMSGLDYERVVLAGLQIGIMQACLDTVIPYVRERRQFGSAIGTFQLMQAKVADMYVALQSARAYVYAVARACDAGQTTRFDAAGAILLASENAFRVAGEAVQALGGAGYTRDWPVERYLRDAKLLDIGAGTNEIRRMLIGRELIGA; from the coding sequence ATGAAAGCCACCCCCGACTTCGACTTCGCACTGGGCGAAAGCGCCGGGATGATCCGCGAAAGCGTCGCCCGCTTCGCCGACGAGCAGATCGCGCCGCTGGCTGCGAAGATCGATGCCGAGGACCGGTTCCCGCGCGAACTCTGGCCCGCGATGGGCGAACTCGGCCTGCACGGGCTGACGGTGGAGGAAGAGTGGGGCGGCACCGGGCTCGGCTATCTGGAGCATGTGATCGCGGTGGAGGAAGTCAGCCGTGCCTCGGCCTCGGTGGGCCTGTCCTACGGCGCCCATTCGAACCTCTGCGTCAACCAGATCCGCCGCTGGGGCAATGACGCGCAGAAGGCGGCGTACCTGCCGAAGCTGATCTCGGGCGAGCATGTGGGCAGCCTCGCCATGTCCGAAGTCGGCGCCGGGTCGGACGTCGTCAGCATGAAGTTGCGCGCCGACGCCGTAGAGGGTGGGTTCCGCCTCAACGGCACCAAGTTCTGGATCACCAACGGCACCTGTGCCGATGTGCTGGTGGTCTATGCCAAGACCGATGCCGAGGCCGGATCGAAGGGCATCACCGCCTTCCTGATCGAGAAGGACATGCCCGGTTTCTCGATCGGCCAGAAGATCGACAAGCTGGGCATGCGCGGCTCGCCCACCTGCGAACTGGTGTTCGACGATTGCTTCGTGCCTGCCGGGAACGTGATGGGCCCGCTCAACGGCGGCGTGAAAGTGCTGATGAGCGGCCTCGACTACGAGCGCGTGGTGCTGGCCGGCCTCCAGATCGGCATCATGCAGGCCTGCCTCGACACTGTGATCCCCTATGTGCGGGAACGCCGCCAGTTCGGCAGCGCCATCGGCACGTTCCAGCTGATGCAGGCGAAAGTGGCGGACATGTACGTCGCGCTGCAATCGGCGCGGGCCTATGTCTATGCGGTGGCGCGCGCCTGCGACGCCGGGCAGACCACCCGCTTCGATGCGGCCGGGGCGATCCTGCTCGCCAGCGAGAACGCCTTCCGCGTCGCGGGCGAGGCGGTGCAGGCGCTGGGCGGGGCGGGCTATACCAGGGACTGGCCGGTCGAACGTTATCTGCGCGATGCCAAGTTGCTGGATATCGGCGCGGGCACCAACGAGATCCGGCGGATGCTGATCGGGCGGGAACTGATCGGGGCTTAA
- a CDS encoding adenosine deaminase — MKRLLASILLAGSVLASAPAARADAAGEARAARVMDALSGNAAMLRTFLQAMPKGGDLHNHLGGTPSAEDWLGWAGKAGFCAGADLALVPPPCAEADKITRLASDRPFDYAKLVDHLGTRGWQHGIGADDVSGHTQFFISFDRFGPAARGQMAQAMMVALRTTAGDHGLYLELMHNPEVMMAAILAAPDVPLGEAGLAARYAQEVKALAPVIAQARAELDRDEATVRKGLACGTAAADPACGVALHYLASGFRALPPAQVFRSLILSFALADADPRYVGINLVQPEDWPVALRDYDLHMAMVRFLAVKYPRVHRTLHAGELAFGQVPPAAMKNHMRKAIEAGAERIGHGSGIAYEDNAPATLRKMAADHIAVEVNLTSNDVILGLKGGAHPINLYRRFGVPVTLSTDDQGILRTDLTNEYERAVREQGLTYADLKKVARDSLEFGFMPGTGLWRDRRAGEPVAACAAGFAAPACRALQAGSEKAGLEAELEARFDRFEAGMDDWNPAPSPPSEAAPGTNE, encoded by the coding sequence GTGAAGCGGCTGCTCGCCTCGATACTTCTGGCCGGTTCGGTACTGGCGTCTGCCCCGGCGGCGCGGGCCGACGCCGCCGGAGAGGCCCGCGCGGCCCGCGTGATGGATGCGCTGTCGGGCAATGCCGCGATGCTGCGCACGTTCCTTCAGGCGATGCCCAAGGGCGGCGATCTGCACAACCACCTCGGCGGCACGCCTTCGGCGGAGGACTGGCTGGGCTGGGCGGGCAAGGCGGGGTTCTGCGCCGGTGCCGATCTCGCGCTGGTGCCGCCGCCCTGCGCCGAGGCCGACAAGATCACCCGCTTGGCCAGCGACCGGCCGTTCGACTACGCGAAGCTGGTCGATCACCTCGGCACGCGCGGCTGGCAGCACGGGATCGGCGCGGACGATGTGTCCGGTCATACCCAGTTCTTCATCAGCTTCGACCGGTTCGGCCCTGCCGCGCGCGGGCAGATGGCGCAGGCGATGATGGTGGCGCTGCGCACGACCGCGGGCGATCACGGCCTCTATCTCGAACTCATGCACAATCCCGAGGTCATGATGGCCGCGATCCTCGCCGCGCCTGACGTGCCGCTCGGCGAGGCGGGGCTGGCCGCGCGCTATGCGCAGGAAGTGAAGGCGCTGGCGCCCGTCATCGCCCAGGCCCGCGCCGAACTGGACCGCGACGAGGCGACCGTGCGCAAGGGGCTCGCCTGCGGAACCGCCGCGGCCGACCCGGCCTGCGGGGTGGCGCTGCACTATCTCGCCAGCGGGTTCCGCGCGCTGCCGCCCGCGCAAGTGTTCCGCTCGCTGATCCTCTCCTTCGCGCTGGCCGATGCCGATCCGCGTTATGTCGGCATCAACCTGGTCCAGCCCGAGGACTGGCCGGTCGCCCTTCGCGATTACGACTTGCACATGGCGATGGTGCGTTTCCTTGCCGTCAAATATCCGCGCGTCCATCGCACCCTCCACGCCGGCGAACTGGCCTTCGGGCAAGTGCCGCCCGCGGCGATGAAGAACCATATGCGAAAGGCCATCGAGGCCGGGGCCGAGCGTATCGGCCACGGCAGCGGCATCGCCTATGAGGACAACGCGCCCGCCACCCTGCGCAAGATGGCTGCCGATCACATCGCGGTGGAGGTCAACCTCACCAGCAACGACGTGATCCTGGGCCTGAAGGGCGGAGCGCATCCGATCAATCTCTACCGCCGCTTCGGGGTGCCGGTGACGCTCTCGACCGACGATCAGGGCATCCTGCGCACCGACCTCACCAACGAATACGAGCGGGCCGTGCGCGAGCAGGGGCTGACGTACGCCGATCTCAAGAAAGTCGCACGCGACAGCCTGGAGTTCGGTTTCATGCCCGGCACCGGCCTCTGGCGCGATCGCCGCGCGGGCGAGCCGGTGGCGGCCTGCGCGGCCGGTTTTGCCGCGCCTGCCTGCCGCGCGTTGCAGGCAGGCAGCGAGAAGGCCGGCCTCGAAGCCGAACTCGAAGCGCGTTTCGACCGCTTCGAGGCAGGCATGGACGACTGGAATCCGGCGCCCAGCCCCCCATCGGAGGCTGCGCCCGGTACGAACGAATAA
- a CDS encoding long-chain fatty acid--CoA ligase, translating to MPPIAPRLLTDLLDHAVDVHGAWPAIDFMGRKWSYAEVGDLARRAARGLQDLGVVKGTRVGLCLPNTPYYVICYFAILRIGGIVVNFNPLYTEREMAHLVKDSGAEIIIASDLALSLPKIEPLVGAACGSLKRVVVCPIADALPKLKGRAYRLLKRKDIAHEPHDLRFVRYADLIARNADPDPVARDPQDLAVLQYTGGTTGVPKGAMLTHANLAANSAQMCAHVGHMPDHQERTLGVLPLFHVFALTTVLNYSVDTAAEMILLPRFEMKSFLATARRTRPTQFFGVPTLYTALNNQDLHGEFDNVRVCISGGAPLPLEVRQKFEQRTGVRVVEGYGLSEASPIIACNPLEGLVKNNSCGPAFPGTVLEIRDPDNTHRILGPGERGEVCARGPQVMAGYWNRPEESDKTFIFGALRTGDIGYLDEDGYLFLVDRIKDMILCGGYNVYPRIIEDALYEHPMVHEAIVIGVPDAYRGQSPKAFVALHPGDVLDQDTLMAFLRERLNKIEMPSSIEFRDSLPKTLVGKLSKKELVEEEAARRAASGEAA from the coding sequence ATGCCGCCGATCGCGCCGCGCTTGCTTACCGATCTGCTGGACCATGCCGTGGACGTCCACGGCGCCTGGCCGGCGATCGACTTCATGGGCCGCAAGTGGTCCTATGCCGAAGTCGGAGACCTCGCGCGGCGCGCCGCGCGGGGCCTTCAGGACCTCGGCGTGGTCAAGGGCACGCGCGTCGGCCTGTGCCTGCCGAACACGCCCTATTACGTGATCTGCTACTTCGCGATCCTGCGCATCGGCGGCATCGTGGTGAACTTCAACCCGCTCTACACCGAGCGCGAGATGGCGCATCTGGTGAAGGATTCGGGCGCCGAGATCATCATCGCCTCCGACCTGGCGCTCTCGCTGCCCAAGATCGAGCCGCTGGTCGGCGCCGCCTGCGGCAGCCTCAAGCGCGTGGTGGTCTGCCCGATCGCCGATGCCCTGCCCAAGCTCAAGGGCCGCGCCTATCGCCTGCTCAAGCGCAAGGACATCGCGCATGAGCCGCACGACCTGCGCTTCGTGCGTTATGCCGACCTCATCGCCCGCAATGCCGATCCCGACCCGGTCGCGCGCGATCCGCAGGACCTTGCGGTGCTGCAGTACACCGGCGGCACCACCGGCGTGCCCAAGGGGGCGATGCTCACCCACGCCAACCTTGCCGCCAATTCCGCGCAGATGTGCGCCCATGTCGGCCACATGCCCGACCACCAGGAGCGCACGCTCGGCGTCCTGCCGCTGTTCCACGTCTTTGCGCTGACCACGGTGCTCAACTACTCGGTGGATACCGCCGCCGAGATGATCCTGCTGCCGCGCTTCGAGATGAAGTCGTTCCTCGCCACCGCGCGGCGCACCAGGCCCACGCAGTTCTTCGGCGTGCCCACGCTCTACACCGCGCTCAACAACCAGGACCTCCACGGCGAGTTCGACAATGTGCGCGTGTGCATCTCGGGCGGCGCGCCGCTGCCGCTGGAAGTGCGCCAGAAATTCGAGCAGCGCACCGGCGTGCGCGTGGTGGAAGGCTACGGCCTGTCCGAAGCCTCGCCGATCATCGCCTGCAACCCGCTCGAGGGTCTGGTCAAGAACAACTCCTGCGGCCCCGCCTTCCCCGGCACCGTGCTGGAGATCCGCGATCCCGACAATACCCACCGGATTCTCGGCCCGGGCGAGCGCGGCGAAGTCTGCGCGCGCGGACCGCAGGTCATGGCGGGCTACTGGAACCGCCCCGAGGAATCGGACAAGACCTTCATCTTCGGCGCCCTGCGCACGGGCGACATTGGCTATCTCGACGAAGACGGCTATCTGTTCCTGGTCGACCGGATCAAGGACATGATCCTGTGCGGGGGGTACAACGTCTATCCACGGATCATCGAGGATGCGCTCTACGAGCATCCGATGGTCCACGAGGCGATCGTGATCGGCGTTCCCGACGCCTATCGCGGGCAGAGCCCCAAGGCCTTCGTGGCGCTGCACCCGGGCGATGTTCTGGATCAGGACACGCTCATGGCGTTCCTGCGCGAAAGGCTGAACAAGATCGAAATGCCCAGCTCCATCGAATTCCGCGACAGCCTGCCCAAGACGCTGGTCGGCAAGCTTTCCAAGAAGGAACTGGTCGAGGAAGAGGCCGCCCGGCGCGCCGCTTCGGGTGAGGCTGCATGA
- a CDS encoding TonB-dependent siderophore receptor — MTATNNNEVIFRSAMKYGKRRGALMGLTAALLCGSAIASPAFAEDAPADPAPTEEPAKDIVVTGSLGALPVADVGSVFGFDKTITETPRSASTISNEQIERFGITDIYDLVAQAPGTFTNSFFGVGGALDIRGTPGEVYFRGMRRLDNPGNYPTPIGASDRIDIVRGPASPIYGPSKTGGYMNFVPKTARVAGGSYLSDPEGEVTFTGGSWEKADLKAEIRGPGKIGSQEFGYSLFAEVEDSGSYYRNISTKNTVLQAAFDTDFTPNLRLEFGGMYQNFKGVQNGGWNRLTQDLVDHGTYITGAAQSVDANGDGQISASEFQAIGSFGPFGVPAASFTDATFTDTYPWMALTNTGTTKLSRKDVLAGKDDRLDNRGTTLYADLIWDGEDDLQIKNQAFYDSYENINENAYGFAQFHDSWVFEDKIVLSKKFTSDIGKFAFQVSPSIRYTKFKHGDDFDYEYFHRVDLTVGYNALSDRLLATECPFSTEAGYTAADCGYSNYVTGHYTDYALAGLADLDFNFGLGITLGGRYDYIKAKSTYDPTKMLVAPTLVSASNSKGAWSWSASANYKLPFGVIPYATIARQSTVIAGQGAELYAGDVAAGTFVSASKLYEGGIKGSFLDDRLYAALSVYKQKRTDYNIQSITVNQSVETKGLEAEARWSVNKHLLVTGGYTRTKVYNLTAIEDGSLFSFFGIEDLVNVSDPTLYLGGQPIGLVLVDSKAKSRRAGIPTNLYSLTATYAFDMGLALSASAVKVDSVYSGQSQAVKLPAYTKVDLSASYETGPWLFRVVVKNATNERYFRANFTELFGSTIVLPETPRSWQGSIVYKF; from the coding sequence ATGACCGCAACGAACAACAATGAGGTGATTTTCCGCTCGGCCATGAAGTACGGCAAGCGACGAGGGGCCCTGATGGGTCTCACGGCCGCGCTGCTGTGCGGATCGGCGATCGCTTCGCCCGCCTTTGCCGAAGACGCTCCGGCAGATCCGGCACCGACCGAGGAACCGGCCAAGGACATCGTCGTCACCGGCTCGCTCGGCGCGCTTCCGGTCGCCGATGTCGGCTCGGTGTTCGGGTTCGACAAGACCATCACCGAAACGCCGCGCTCGGCCTCGACGATCAGCAACGAGCAGATCGAACGCTTCGGCATCACGGATATCTACGATCTCGTCGCGCAGGCGCCGGGCACGTTCACCAACTCGTTCTTCGGGGTTGGCGGCGCGCTCGACATTCGCGGCACGCCGGGTGAAGTCTACTTCCGCGGCATGCGCCGCCTCGACAATCCGGGCAACTACCCGACCCCGATCGGCGCTTCGGACCGCATCGACATCGTGCGCGGTCCTGCCTCGCCGATCTACGGCCCGTCGAAGACCGGCGGCTACATGAACTTCGTGCCCAAGACCGCGCGCGTGGCGGGCGGTTCCTACCTCTCCGATCCCGAAGGCGAAGTGACCTTTACCGGCGGCTCGTGGGAGAAGGCCGATCTCAAGGCCGAAATCCGCGGTCCCGGCAAGATCGGCAGCCAGGAATTCGGCTACAGCCTGTTCGCCGAAGTGGAAGATTCCGGCAGCTACTACCGCAACATTTCCACCAAGAACACGGTGCTGCAGGCCGCTTTCGATACCGACTTCACGCCCAACCTGCGGCTGGAATTCGGCGGCATGTACCAGAACTTCAAGGGCGTGCAGAACGGCGGCTGGAACCGCCTGACGCAGGATCTGGTCGATCACGGCACCTACATCACCGGCGCCGCGCAATCGGTCGATGCCAATGGCGATGGCCAGATTTCCGCCAGCGAGTTCCAGGCGATCGGCAGCTTCGGCCCGTTCGGGGTGCCGGCCGCCTCGTTCACCGACGCGACCTTCACGGACACCTATCCCTGGATGGCGCTGACCAACACCGGCACCACCAAGCTCAGCCGCAAGGACGTGCTGGCGGGCAAGGACGACCGGCTCGATAACCGTGGCACCACCCTCTACGCGGACCTCATCTGGGATGGTGAGGACGACCTCCAGATCAAGAACCAGGCCTTCTACGACAGCTACGAGAACATCAACGAGAACGCCTACGGCTTCGCGCAATTCCACGATTCCTGGGTGTTCGAGGACAAGATTGTGCTCTCGAAGAAGTTCACCAGCGATATCGGCAAGTTCGCGTTCCAGGTCTCGCCCTCGATCCGCTACACCAAGTTCAAGCACGGTGACGATTTCGATTACGAATACTTCCACCGCGTCGACCTGACGGTGGGCTACAACGCCCTGTCGGACCGCCTGCTCGCCACCGAATGCCCGTTCAGCACCGAGGCCGGCTACACGGCGGCGGACTGCGGCTATTCGAACTACGTGACCGGCCACTATACCGACTACGCGCTGGCGGGCCTTGCCGATCTCGACTTCAACTTCGGCCTCGGCATCACGCTGGGCGGCCGCTACGACTACATCAAGGCCAAGTCGACCTACGACCCCACCAAGATGCTGGTCGCCCCCACGCTGGTCTCGGCCAGCAACAGCAAGGGCGCCTGGTCGTGGTCGGCCTCCGCCAACTACAAGCTGCCCTTCGGCGTGATCCCCTATGCCACCATCGCCCGCCAGTCGACGGTGATCGCCGGGCAGGGCGCCGAACTCTACGCGGGCGACGTCGCTGCCGGCACCTTCGTTTCGGCATCCAAGCTCTACGAAGGCGGCATCAAGGGCAGCTTCCTCGACGACCGGCTCTATGCGGCGCTGTCGGTCTACAAGCAGAAGCGTACCGACTACAACATCCAGTCGATCACCGTGAACCAGTCGGTGGAGACCAAGGGGCTCGAGGCCGAGGCGCGCTGGTCGGTCAACAAGCACCTGCTGGTGACCGGCGGCTACACCCGCACCAAGGTCTACAACCTGACCGCGATCGAGGACGGTTCGCTGTTCAGCTTCTTCGGCATCGAGGATCTGGTCAACGTCTCCGATCCCACGCTCTACCTCGGCGGCCAGCCGATCGGCCTCGTGCTGGTCGACAGCAAGGCGAAGTCGCGCCGCGCCGGTATCCCGACCAACCTCTACTCGCTGACGGCGACTTATGCTTTCGACATGGGCCTTGCGCTCAGCGCCAGCGCGGTGAAGGTGGATTCGGTCTATTCCGGCCAGTCGCAGGCGGTGAAGCTGCCGGCCTATACCAAGGTCGATCTCTCGGCCTCGTACGAGACCGGGCCGTGGCTCTTCCGCGTGGTGGTGAAGAACGCCACCAACGAGCGCTACTTCCGCGCCAACTTCACCGAACTGTTCGGCTCGACCATCGTGCTGCCGGAAACCCCGCGCAGCTGGCAGGGCTCGATCGTCTACAAGTTCTGA
- a CDS encoding LysR family transcriptional regulator → MIKRAHIRHFLAVADSGSFKQAAARLHVTQPTVSTAIAELERLVGSALFVRDRRHVRLTEPGGAFLPIARDLEAGFRRADQFAKASAYPEQPWPDLKLGVIPTICGSMLQAIAAQLAEHYGVELVEGNDHDLRGQLASGKIQLALTLLGKSENGAENRPEVTPLLEEPYVVVMAARHPLAGTAELAAGDLASEIMIARRSCEALQRTSRFFTDAGVRPRFALRSENEDRCLRMVAAGLGITVAPRSLAPEGTATAEVRDFGLTRRLGFIRAPVHPGSADEAEKLAAILETIAASLPPN, encoded by the coding sequence ATGATAAAGCGCGCCCACATCCGGCATTTCCTGGCCGTGGCCGATTCCGGCAGCTTCAAGCAGGCAGCGGCGCGGCTGCATGTGACCCAGCCCACCGTCTCCACCGCCATCGCCGAACTGGAGCGTCTGGTGGGCTCTGCGCTGTTCGTGCGCGACCGGCGCCATGTCCGCCTGACCGAGCCGGGCGGCGCCTTCCTGCCCATCGCCCGCGACCTGGAAGCCGGCTTCCGCCGCGCCGACCAGTTCGCCAAGGCCTCGGCCTATCCCGAGCAGCCCTGGCCGGACCTCAAGCTGGGGGTGATCCCGACGATCTGCGGCTCGATGCTGCAAGCCATCGCCGCGCAGTTGGCCGAGCACTACGGCGTGGAACTGGTGGAGGGCAACGACCACGACCTGCGCGGCCAGTTGGCCAGCGGCAAGATCCAGCTTGCCCTCACCCTGCTGGGCAAATCCGAAAACGGGGCCGAAAACCGGCCGGAAGTCACGCCGCTGCTGGAGGAACCCTATGTCGTGGTCATGGCGGCGCGCCACCCGCTGGCCGGAACCGCCGAACTGGCAGCCGGGGACCTCGCCAGCGAGATCATGATCGCCCGCCGCTCCTGCGAGGCGCTGCAACGCACCAGCCGCTTCTTCACCGATGCCGGGGTGCGCCCGCGCTTTGCCCTGCGCAGCGAGAACGAGGACCGCTGCCTGCGCATGGTCGCGGCGGGCCTTGGCATAACGGTGGCGCCGCGCTCGCTGGCCCCGGAAGGGACGGCGACGGCCGAAGTGAGGGATTTCGGCCTGACGCGGCGCCTGGGTTTCATCCGCGCGCCGGTCCATCCCGGCAGCGCGGACGAAGCGGAAAAGCTGGCGGCGATACTGGAGACGATCGCCGCCAGCCTTCCCCCTAACTGA
- a CDS encoding purine nucleoside permease, whose amino-acid sequence MILSKTFPVFLAAAALALGAAPTLAAPAVPDISACQPGKPCAAPLPVKVVVVSLFEIGKDEGDTAGEFQLWKERAHLTQRIPFPQSFHDLYYNPETQVLGMVTGVGTARSTAATMALGLDPRFDLSKAYWLVAGIAGIDPQDASIGSAAWARYVVDGDLAHEIDAREIPKDWKSGYFPRHLKGPNDTTTPIDTSGGEVYQINPKLVGWAFKLTRDVKLPDSDAIRTERMRFTGYPNAQKPPFVLEGETLSAMTFWHGKLLTDWANDWVHYWTQGKGEFVTSAMEDTGVLQAMTYLDRIGRAQKDRVLVLRAGSNYTMPPPGVDAASYLLRENEGYAGLEASVESLYVVGSKVVDAWLKNWDTYKDTPPE is encoded by the coding sequence ATGATCCTTTCGAAGACATTTCCGGTGTTCCTGGCGGCCGCCGCGTTGGCGCTGGGCGCCGCCCCGACGCTTGCGGCTCCTGCCGTTCCCGACATTTCCGCCTGCCAGCCGGGCAAGCCCTGCGCGGCGCCGCTGCCGGTCAAAGTGGTGGTCGTCTCGCTGTTCGAGATCGGCAAGGACGAAGGCGATACGGCGGGCGAATTCCAGCTCTGGAAGGAACGCGCGCACCTCACCCAGCGCATTCCTTTCCCGCAGTCGTTCCATGACCTCTATTACAACCCGGAAACGCAGGTTCTGGGCATGGTGACCGGCGTCGGCACCGCGCGCTCGACGGCGGCGACGATGGCGCTCGGCCTCGATCCGCGCTTCGATCTGTCGAAGGCCTACTGGCTGGTGGCGGGCATCGCCGGGATCGACCCACAGGATGCCTCGATCGGCTCGGCGGCCTGGGCGCGCTATGTGGTCGATGGCGACCTGGCCCACGAGATCGACGCGCGCGAGATCCCCAAGGACTGGAAAAGCGGCTATTTCCCGCGCCACCTCAAGGGCCCGAACGACACCACCACGCCGATCGATACTTCGGGCGGCGAAGTCTACCAGATCAACCCCAAACTGGTCGGCTGGGCGTTCAAGCTGACCAGGGACGTCAAGCTGCCCGACAGCGACGCGATCCGCACCGAACGCATGCGCTTCACCGGCTATCCCAACGCGCAGAAGCCGCCGTTCGTGCTGGAGGGCGAGACGCTTTCGGCGATGACCTTCTGGCACGGCAAGCTGCTGACCGACTGGGCCAACGACTGGGTGCATTACTGGACGCAAGGCAAGGGCGAATTCGTGACCTCGGCCATGGAAGACACCGGCGTGCTTCAGGCGATGACCTACCTCGACCGGATCGGCCGCGCGCAGAAGGACCGCGTGCTCGTCCTGCGGGCCGGTTCCAACTACACGATGCCGCCGCCGGGCGTGGATGCCGCCTCCTACCTGCTGCGCGAGAACGAGGGGTATGCCGGGCTCGAAGCCTCGGTGGAGAGCCTCTACGTGGTCGGCTCCAAGGTCGTCGATGCCTGGCTGAAGAACTGGGATACCTACAAGGATACCCCGCCGGAATGA
- a CDS encoding MerR family DNA-binding transcriptional regulator: MLGIQEAATQLGVTMRTLRFYEDKGLIAPHRAGTTRIYSKREMGRMQLILRGKRLGFSIREIKEFLDLYDVDPEHQEQVRALLSRIRDRIEELRQQRTAIDQTLEEMLSIERQSLAWLEGSPVKPVKGPAGA, encoded by the coding sequence ATGCTCGGCATCCAGGAAGCCGCCACGCAGCTCGGCGTGACCATGCGCACCTTGCGTTTCTACGAGGACAAGGGCCTGATCGCGCCGCACCGCGCGGGCACCACCCGCATCTATTCGAAGCGCGAGATGGGCCGCATGCAGCTGATCCTGCGCGGCAAGCGGCTGGGTTTCTCGATCCGCGAGATCAAGGAATTCCTCGACCTCTACGACGTCGACCCGGAGCATCAGGAGCAGGTCCGCGCCCTGCTCTCCCGCATCCGCGACCGGATCGAGGAACTGCGCCAGCAGCGCACCGCGATCGACCAGACGCTGGAGGAAATGCTCTCGATCGAACGCCAGTCGCTCGCCTGGCTGGAAGGCTCGCCGGTGAAGCCGGTGAAAGGCCCTGCCGGTGCGTGA
- a CDS encoding acyl-CoA thioesterase II, whose translation MREAAVADLIGLLTVEEIDTGIFRGGAVSPQPGRVYGGQVVAQALAAAARDIAPDRQAHSLHAYFLRAGDAGRPIVYRVLPDFDGNSFSNRRVVAMQGGKPILNLAASFHRPEEGLAHAVPMPLVPAPEQCPDFKTALAAAGQKLPGFLLERLAAFEIRPCPPAPPGTGERDLPQRNQWFRMAAPMGEDAVMQRVVLAYASDFALISTALMPHGMGFFSPGVSGASLDHTIWFHQTPPIDDWLLYAMDSPWSGHARGFARGAIYSRDGTLVASVAQEGLLRVKQG comes from the coding sequence GTGCGTGAAGCGGCCGTCGCCGACCTGATCGGCCTGCTCACGGTCGAGGAAATCGATACCGGCATCTTCCGCGGCGGCGCCGTCTCGCCGCAGCCGGGCCGCGTCTATGGCGGTCAGGTGGTGGCGCAGGCGCTGGCCGCCGCCGCGCGGGACATCGCCCCCGACCGGCAAGCCCACTCGCTCCACGCCTACTTCCTGCGCGCGGGCGATGCCGGACGGCCGATCGTCTACCGCGTATTGCCCGATTTCGACGGCAACAGCTTCTCCAATCGCCGTGTCGTCGCCATGCAGGGCGGCAAACCGATCCTGAACCTCGCCGCCTCGTTCCACCGGCCCGAAGAGGGGCTCGCCCACGCGGTGCCGATGCCGCTAGTACCCGCGCCCGAACAGTGCCCGGACTTCAAGACCGCGCTCGCCGCCGCCGGGCAGAAGCTGCCCGGCTTCCTGCTCGAACGCCTCGCTGCCTTCGAGATCCGGCCCTGCCCGCCCGCGCCCCCCGGAACCGGCGAGCGCGATCTGCCGCAGCGCAACCAGTGGTTCCGCATGGCCGCGCCGATGGGCGAGGATGCGGTGATGCAGCGCGTCGTCCTTGCCTACGCCAGCGACTTCGCGCTGATCTCCACCGCGCTGATGCCGCACGGCATGGGCTTCTTCTCGCCCGGCGTCTCCGGCGCCAGCCTCGATCACACGATCTGGTTCCACCAGACCCCGCCCATCGACGACTGGCTGCTCTATGCGATGGACAGCCCCTGGTCCGGCCACGCCCGCGGCTTCGCACGCGGGGCGATCTATTCGCGCGACGGGACTCTGGTGGCGAGTGTGGCGCAAGAGGGGTTGCTTCGGGTGAAGCAAGGATAA